One window of Papilio machaon chromosome 18, ilPapMach1.1, whole genome shotgun sequence genomic DNA carries:
- the LOC106713133 gene encoding synaptic vesicle glycoprotein 2C, whose amino-acid sequence MVSALKMGDEKQAESKEQTKDPMTILEDGLILCKFGRFHIRLLFTSMAAVFASTMVTTTSSYILPMAECDLNMSIMHKGLLNAMPFFGQVGATFFTGFLVDAFGRRIFLVGGNAAIFVCTIIEGSSQNYWMLIVLKLLEGIALSLSFTAVASMVSEFVHKNIRDRILMLYCSFMSLSLVVAALISWGVLLQPWHLVIIEGYFELRIWNIYLYICSIWSLLAAVLYCTIPESPKYLLSHGQEREALDVLRKVYVENTGKLKTEYPIKSLGASGSFKSTKEMSLKKQMTHAMIDVKELFRAPLFCRLILFSSLTFVCLLAYSALRLWYPQLSTIIENYQKDYGKTDRFCVMMNDYKYKLNDKMNVSSSNVTDTEICIPQISGSETYTNGIILGLFSLFFVGACGYLVNFVGQKILMFILLILCAVCSGSLYWTNTSIQAALLISATCGLMQSALSLQQNILIRVFPTTVRTLALSAIVMIGRIGSLLGNILFPIMLELGCMGPFLALSVITLCVAGLVYYLPDPNKENNGAGDK is encoded by the exons ATGGTTTCTGCATTGAAAATGGGTGATGAAAAACAAGCCGAGTCCAAAG aACAAACAAAAGATCCTATGACAATATTAGAAGATGGGTTGATTCTTTGCAAATTCGGACGTTTCCATATAAGATTATTATTCACTTCAATGGCTGCAGTGTTCGCTTCCACAATGGTTACTACAACATCTTCGTATATTTTACCAATGGCGGAATGCGATTTGAACATGAGTATTATGCATAAGGGTTTACTTAATGCTATGCCTTTTTTCG gacAAGTGGGAGCGACATTTTTTACTGGATTCTTAGTAGACGCCTTCGGCAGGAGAATATTTTTAGTTGGAGGCAACGCCGCAATATTTGTATGTACTATAATTGAAGGGTCCAGTCAAAACTATTGGATGTTAAtcgtattaaaacttttagaaGGAATTgc GTTAAGTTTATCATTTACTGCTGTTGCATCAATGGTATCGgaatttgtacataaaaatatacgagATAGAATACTGATGCTGTACTGTTCATTCATGTCGTTGTCTCTTGTTGTTGCTGCGTTGATATCATGGGGTGTATTATTGCAACCTTGGCATCTTGTAATAATCGAGGGCTACTTTG AATTAAGAATCTGGAATATTTACTTGTATATTTGTTCGATATGGAGTTTATTAGCTGCAGTACTTTATTGTACCATACCCGAAAGtccaaaatatcttttatcgCATGGACAAGAACGAGAAGCGTTAGATGTATTGAGGAAAGTATACGTTGAGAATACTGGGAAATTAAAAACGGAGTATCCC ATAAAATCACTTGGTGCATCTGGTTCCTTCAAATCAACCAAAGAGATGAGCCTTAAGAAACAAATGACACACGCAATGATAGACGTCAAGGAGTTGTTCCGCGCGCCTTTGTTTTGTagacttattttgttttcaagtCTCACATTCGTGTGTTTGCTAGC GTATAGTGCATTGAGGTTATGGTATCCACAGCTGTCAACGATTATAGAAAATTACCAGAAAGACTACGGAAAGACAGACCGATTTTGCGTTATGATgaatgattataaatataaattgaatgacAAAATGAATGTTTCTTCATCTAATGTTACAGATACTGAAATCTGTATACCt caaATAAGTGGTTCAGAGACATACACAAATGGAATAATTCTtggtttattttcattgttctTCGTTGGCGCTTGTGGTTATCTAgttaattttgtgggacagaAAATACTTATGTTCATCTTATTGATTCTATGCGCCGTTTGTTCAGGATCATTGTACTGGACTAATACGTCTATACAAGCTGCTTTGCTTATTTCTGCGACTTGTGGTTTAATGCAATCAGCTCTGAGtcttcaacaaaatattttaattagagtTTTTCCAACAACTGTAag GACACTGGCACTTTCAGCAATAGTTATGATTGGCAGAATCGGTTCTTTACTTGGCAACATTTTGTTCCCAATAATGCTGGAGTTAGGATGTATGGGGCCTTTCCTGGCTTTATCTGTGATAACACTtt gtgtCGCTGggttagtttattatttaccgGATccaaacaaagaaaacaatggAGCGGGCGAcaagtaa